A portion of the Cryptomeria japonica chromosome 5, Sugi_1.0, whole genome shotgun sequence genome contains these proteins:
- the LOC131033600 gene encoding uncharacterized protein LOC131033600 has product MAASATMSSSPLCLLVFMFILSLSSFQPSLALFETSSGREQDLTVEEGAAVYVALNNLLATFNGFDTSKWFDSGFAYANVQNINGKRIAIRYARWTQLCTVGTWENARGDLVLEDFRTTVTYLRPYLLQGYSWAAVSNGYAWLDYYLLDKDEATLQLPSFNVSNPFADAEHEFSTASASNEEYLASSSPFSAASSLVSTVSRFSPVEKTGFLHCPISPLILLSHNSGIWDVLKSGEYLTSANKRIRLTMQRDCNLVLSDKQNSEVLWSSKSAGRGSRCFLRLQSDGNLVIYKGDGEGAVWAINQGCGRGCVKFSSLVIEDDGNLVLYRSQEGRLNRMWATNTKV; this is encoded by the coding sequence ATGGCTGCTAGCGCTACCATGTCTTCTTCTCCATTGTGTCTCCTTGTTTTTATGTTCATACTCAGTCTAAGCAGCTTTCAACCTTCGTTGGCACTGTTCGAGACATCCTCTGGTCGGGAGCAAGATCTAACAGTGGAAGAGGGCGCTGCTGTTTACGTTGCGCTCAACAATCTGCTCGCAACTTTCAATGGATTTGACACATCAAAATGGTTTGACAGCGGGTTTGCCTATGCAAACGTGCAGAACATCAATGGCAAGCGAATCGCCATCAGATATGCACGTTGGACTCAATTGTGCACCGTTGGCACGTGGGAGAATGCCAGGGGAGACTTAGTGTTGGAAGATTTCAGAACGACCGTCACATATCTGAGGCCTTACTTACTGCAAGGCTACTCATGGGCTGCCGTCTCCAATGGTTACGCTTGGCTCGATTACTATCTCCTCGACAAGGATGAAGCCACCCTTCAACTGCCTTCATTCAATGTGAGTAATCCATTTGCTGATGCTGAGCATGAGTTTAGCACAGCTTCTGCAAGTAATGAGGAatatcttgcttcttcttctcctttttctGCTGCTTCTTCTCTTGTGTCAACTGTGTCAAGATTTTCCCCTGTTGAGAAGACTGGATTTTTACACTGTCCCATCTCCCCTCTTATATTGCTGAGCCACAACAGTGGCATTTGGGACGTTCTGAAGTCGGGTGAGTACTTGACATCTGCCAACAAGAGAATTCGATTAACAATGCAGAGGGACTGTAATTTGGTGTTGAGTGATAAACAGAACAGTGAAGTGCTGTGGAGCAGCAAGAGTGCAGGGCGTGGGAGTAGATGCTTTCTACGTCTTCAGTCGGATGGCAACTTAGTTATATACAAGGGCGATGGTGAGGGTGCAGTGTGGGCCATCAATCAGGGCTGTGGACGTGGGTGTGTAAAGTTTAGCTCTCTGGTTATTGAGGATGATGGTAATCTGGTTTTATATCGCAGTCAAGAAGGCAGGCTTAACCGAATGTGGGCTACTAACACCAAGGTCTAA